The Primulina eburnea isolate SZY01 chromosome 8, ASM2296580v1, whole genome shotgun sequence genome contains a region encoding:
- the LOC140838770 gene encoding MACPF domain-containing protein NSL1-like — MAYNFNTGGRMDPQTAAEKAVSVIGFGYDLTSDIRLSACKPGPSSSGLIEMDRARRKDLEVPGNSVVPNVPDSIKCDKGERTRFHSDALSFNQMSEQFNQELSLSGKIPSGMFNAMFGFKGCWQKDASTSKILAFDGWLISLYTVEFAKTHIILSDHVKKDVPSTWDPAALTEFIDKYGTHVIVGVKMGGKDVIHIKQLQNSNLQTTEVQTLLKQLADEKFSGSINTTQNSDISLGKPKFEQSGIWDLQLPFPTTLRPPVVSHSKNDDLLSIHIRRGGLDRGQSHNEWLSTVSQSPDVIAMSFVPIASLLSGIPGSGFLSHAINLYLRYKPSLEELTQFLEYQLPRQWAPVYNDLPLGPRRRKKSYPSLQFTLLGPKLYVNTVKVDTVNRPVTGIRLYLEGRRSDHLAIHLQHLSSLPQSLHLSHDHSYKPVDDSMHRAYYEPVKWSIFSHICTAPVEHHGALIDDSASIVTKAWFEVKSIGMKKVLFLRLEFSMVASAKIRRSEWDGPTSSSKKSGLISMLMSTPFSTILKPPEKPIKVDLNSAIYPGGPPLPARAPKMSHFVDTKEMVRGPEDLPGYWVVTGAKLCVEGGMVRIKVKYSLLTMLSDDSLLM, encoded by the exons ATGGCGTATAATTTCAACACCGGTGGTAGGATGGACCCTCAGACGGCGGCGGAGAAGGCAGTCTCGGTCATTGGGTTCGGCTACGATCTCACTTCGGATATTCGGTTATCGGCGTGTAAACCCGGTCCATCATCTTCGGGTTTGATCGAGATGGACCGGGCCCGGAGGAAGGACTTGGAAGTGCCCGGAAACAGCGTCGTTCCGAACGTCCCTGATTCCATCAAGTGCGACAAAGGCGAGCGCACCAGGTTTCACTCCGACGCACTGTCCTTCAATCAG ATGTCAGAGCAATTTAACCAGGAATTATCTTTATCTGGTAAAATACCTTCGGGTATGTTCAACGCAATGTTTGGGTTTAAGGGGTGCTGGCAGAAGGACGCATCAACTTCAAAAATTCTCGCTTTTGATGGTTGGCTGATTAGCCTTTACACAGTTGAGTTCGCAAAAACTCATATAATACTCTCTGATCATGTGAAAAAGGATGTGCCCTCTACATGGGATCCTGCTGCTCTCACTGA GTTTATTGATAAATATGGGACTCATGTTATTGTTGGGGTTAAAATGGGAGGTAAAGACGTAATTCATATCAAGCAGCTTCAAAATTCAAACCTTCAAACAACTGAAGTGCAAACATTGTTGAAGCAGTTAGCCGATGAAAAATTTTCTGGAAGCATAAACACAACGCAGAACAGTGATATTTCATTAGGAAAACCAAAG TTTGAACAATCTGGGATCTGGGATCTTCAGCTACCATTTCCAACTACATTGAGACCGCCTGTTGTTTCTCATTCAAAAAATGAT GATCTGTTGAGTATTCATATCAGAAGGGGAGGTTTAGATCGTGGCCAAAGTCACAACGAGTGGCTCTCAACCGTATCACAATCTCCCGATGTCATAGCGATGTCCTTTGTGCCTATCGCATCTCTTTTAAGTGGTATTCCAGGCAGTGGATTTCTAAGTCACGCGATTAATCTATATCTACGTT ATAAACCATCATTAGAGGAACTTACTCAATTTCTTGAATATCAATTGCCTAGGCAATGGGCTCCAGTGTACAATGATCTTCCTCTCGGACCTCGGCGAAGGAAAAAATCGTACCCGTCTCTTCAATTTACATTATTGGGTCCTAAGCTATATGTGAATACTGTAAAG GTTGATACTGTCAATCGGCCAGTGACTGGAATTCGCTTGTATTTGGAAGGAAGGCGGAGCGATCACCTTGCTATCCATCTGCAGCATTTATCATCTCTTCCTCAGTCACTACACCTTTCACATGATCATAGCTATAAACCAGTCGATGACTCCATGCACCGAGCATACTACGAACCTGTCAAATGGAGCATCTTCTCACACATATGCACAGCTCCGGTTGAGCATCATGGAGCACTCATAGATGACTCGGCCTCAATCGTGACAAAGGCCTGGTTTGAGGTCAAGAGTATCGGCATGAAAAAAGTTCTTTTCCTAAGGCTTGAATTCTCAATGGTGGCATCGGCTAAAATCCGTAGATCAGAATGGGATGGACCCACTAGTTCGTCCAAGAAATCAGGATTGATCTCAATGCTGATGAGCACACCATTTAGTACTATTCTAAAGCCACCTGAGAAGCCAATAAAGGTGGATTTAAATTCGGCCATTTATCCAGGAGGCCCGCCTTTACCTGCACGAGCACCCAAAATGTCACATTTTGTCGACACAAAAGAAATGGTGAGAGGCCCGGAAGATCTACCTGGGTATTGGGTTGTCACCGGCGCAAAGCTATGTGTAGAGGGAGGGATGGTAAGAATCAAGGTGAAATATTCACTGCTTACTATGCTGTCAGATGACTCTTTGTTGATGTAA
- the LOC140838771 gene encoding ethylene-responsive transcription factor 4-like, producing the protein MATRAAEGRRCGDQVHFRGVRKRPWGRYAAEIRDPVKKTRVWLGTFDTAEAAARAYDKASREFRGHKAKTNFPPVDIVDVKKTDHFPKNRSPSWSSTVESSSPVAYLRTAVADDSFSLELTLGHLPLRNPVQNHHKFLPAKILFTSAEFLAYNTAGKTTMLHLRPESREELADLINQMRPGGIQSQSDSSSAVFDQTPPKSARGEGINLDLNLPPPSDDVNDHRRQ; encoded by the exons ATGGCGACGAGAGCGGCGGAGGGGCGGCGCTGCGGGGACCAAGTGCATTTTCGTGGGGTCAGGAAGAGGCCGTGGGGAAGATACGCGGCGGAGATTAGGGATCCAGTGAAGAAGACCCGTGTGTGGCTTGGTACATTTGACACGGCGGAGGCGGCAGCGAGAGCGTATGATAAAGCTTCCCGCGAGTTCCGAGGTCATAAGGCTAAGACTAATTTTCCTCCGGTGGATATCGTGGATGTAAAGAAAACCGATCATTTTCCGAAAAACAGGAGCCCAAGCTGGAGCAGCACCGTCGAGTCTTCTAGCCCGGTGGCTTACCTCAGAACGGCTGTGGCAGACGATTCCTTCTCTTTGGAACTCACTCTTGGACATCTGCCTCTGAGAAATCCTGTCCAGAATCATCACAAATTCCTCCCAGCCAAAATTCTTTTCACTTCCGCAGAATTTCTGGCATATAACACAGCGGGGAAGACTACGATGCTCCACCTTCGCCCAGAATCGCGCGAAGAACTCGCAGATCTTATCAATCAAATGCGACCGGGCGGGATCCAGAGCCAGTCGGATTCATCATCAGCGGTATTTGACCAAACGCCGCCAAAATCAGCACGTGGGGAAGGCATCAATCTCGATCTGAACCTTCCTCCACCG TCCGATGATGTAAATGACCACCGTCGGCAGTAG